One stretch of Candidatus Nitrosotenuis cloacae DNA includes these proteins:
- a CDS encoding sirohydrochlorin chelatase yields the protein MKRGLLLIDRGSREQEAKDELDYICKKVQQKGNYEFANYCFLEVVPPFIEEGIQNCLKTKVDSLTIVPYFLYPGKKVKIAVTEAAKLQSKTSVKFTVTKPMSMHHTMVDIVNSKIESALQKNNITSSRNMVDVLVIGHGSKDPNAQISIKYVVDNLATSYRNVDYCFLEIEEPNILQGIQKCNKNNPEVLVIVFYFLHEGAHVKRDIYGDLNPALEQSTLKKTIITEHIGTDDKMIDFIIERAREVENAN from the coding sequence ATGAAGCGCGGATTACTACTAATTGATAGGGGCAGCCGGGAGCAGGAAGCAAAGGACGAGCTGGATTATATTTGCAAAAAGGTCCAGCAGAAAGGAAACTATGAATTTGCAAACTATTGCTTTTTGGAAGTAGTTCCGCCATTTATTGAAGAAGGCATACAAAACTGCCTCAAGACCAAGGTCGACTCACTCACCATAGTGCCATATTTTCTGTATCCAGGAAAAAAAGTCAAAATTGCAGTAACGGAGGCCGCCAAGCTCCAATCAAAGACCAGTGTCAAATTTACTGTAACAAAGCCAATGAGTATGCACCATACCATGGTGGATATAGTGAATTCCAAAATAGAGTCAGCCCTGCAAAAAAACAACATTACATCATCAAGGAATATGGTGGATGTACTGGTGATAGGCCACGGCAGCAAGGACCCAAACGCCCAGATTTCAATAAAGTATGTCGTGGATAATTTGGCCACATCATACAGAAATGTAGATTATTGTTTTTTGGAAATCGAAGAGCCAAATATCTTACAGGGAATCCAAAAATGCAACAAGAATAATCCAGAGGTCTTGGTGATCGTGTTTTATTTTCTGCATGAAGGAGCGCATGTAAAAAGAGACATCTACGGAGACCTCAATCCAGCGCTGGAGCAATCAACCCTAAAGAAAACCATCATAACAGAACACATTGGCACAGATGACAAGATGATCGACTTTATCATAGAGCGAGCAAGGGAGGTAGAAAATGCAAACTAG
- a CDS encoding cobalt-precorrin-5B (C(1))-methyltransferase, with product MSETEKPRQKLRTGFTTGTCATAAAKAGLEALITKKKINHTEVTLPKEKKITISVSDCQFDQKSAKCSVIKDGGDDPDVTHGAEIVVDLKITDDVGKIKIDGGTGVGRVTKPGLGLEIGAAAINPTPKKMLIQNLTEAGKEILQKHGIEVVISVPKGAEIAPKTDNPRLGIMGGISILGTTGIVLPYSTASFAASIRQSLDVTIAMGDDTVVLTTGGRSEDFAKKEISLPDHCFVQMGDFSGYTIQQCAKKSIKKAYVAGFIGKLTKIAMGVKQTHVKGSKVDMDFLAQVAQRCNADTNTINEIKKANTARHVQEIITSNKVDSFFAQICKESYEQMRAHSESKVEIQVILFDFDGCALGRYP from the coding sequence GTGAGTGAGACGGAAAAGCCTCGCCAAAAGCTACGAACTGGTTTTACCACAGGTACATGTGCAACGGCAGCAGCAAAGGCAGGACTAGAAGCGCTGATTACAAAAAAGAAGATCAATCATACCGAGGTAACACTCCCCAAAGAAAAAAAGATAACAATTTCAGTTTCCGATTGCCAATTTGATCAAAAATCTGCAAAATGTTCCGTGATCAAGGACGGCGGAGATGATCCAGATGTCACACACGGCGCAGAAATTGTTGTGGATTTGAAAATCACAGATGATGTGGGTAAAATAAAGATAGATGGCGGAACAGGTGTTGGACGAGTAACAAAACCAGGCCTAGGCCTAGAAATTGGAGCTGCTGCAATAAACCCGACTCCAAAAAAGATGCTGATTCAAAATCTGACCGAGGCAGGAAAAGAAATTCTACAAAAACATGGAATCGAGGTCGTGATTTCAGTTCCAAAAGGAGCGGAGATTGCACCAAAGACTGACAATCCCCGATTGGGCATAATGGGCGGAATATCGATTCTTGGAACAACCGGCATAGTTTTGCCATATTCCACGGCATCGTTTGCCGCATCTATACGACAAAGCCTTGATGTTACAATTGCGATGGGTGATGATACAGTGGTTCTGACCACTGGCGGGCGCAGCGAGGATTTTGCAAAAAAAGAGATCAGCCTGCCGGATCATTGCTTTGTGCAGATGGGGGATTTTTCAGGCTATACCATACAACAGTGTGCCAAAAAATCAATCAAAAAGGCCTATGTTGCTGGATTCATCGGCAAGCTGACCAAGATAGCAATGGGCGTAAAGCAGACCCACGTCAAGGGCTCCAAAGTAGACATGGACTTTTTGGCACAGGTCGCGCAAAGGTGCAACGCCGATACAAACACAATAAATGAAATAAAAAAAGCAAACACCGCAAGGCACGTCCAGGAGATTATTACAAGCAACAAGGTTGATAGCTTTTTTGCCCAAATCTGCAAGGAATCATACGAGCAAATGCGCGCACATTCCGAGAGTAAGGTAGAGATCCAAGTTATTCTGTTTGATTTTGATGGTTGTGCACTAGGCAGATATCCCTAG
- the metK gene encoding methionine adenosyltransferase gives MARSFLFTSESVTEGHPDKICDKISDALLDEFLRQDPNSRVAVETMTTTGIVVVAGEVTTKAKFDIQDVVRNTIKEIGYDKPEYGFDADTCSVLVSIHAQSPDISQGVTATENKDQGAGDQGLMFGYAVNETDELMPLPILLAHKLIRRLSEARKSKELAWVRPDGKSQVTVEYEDGKPKKIETIVVSTQHAPEISNEEIRKQIIDKVIKPVCGKWWHDKIKIHVNPTGRFVIGGPPGDSGLTGRKIIVDTYGGAGRHGGGAFSGKDPSKVDRSACYMCRYIAKNIVAAGLAEKCEVQVAYAIGVAEPVSLMVNTFGTSKISEEDIENLARKHFDMRPAAIISQLDLKRPIYKDTAAFGHFGRTDVAFPWEKTDKAETLRKAAGL, from the coding sequence ATGGCGCGAAGTTTCCTTTTTACTTCTGAATCAGTAACAGAAGGACATCCAGACAAGATTTGTGATAAAATTTCAGATGCGTTACTAGATGAATTTCTAAGACAAGACCCAAACTCACGCGTTGCAGTAGAAACCATGACCACCACAGGAATTGTAGTAGTCGCAGGCGAGGTAACCACAAAGGCAAAGTTTGACATTCAGGACGTGGTCAGAAACACGATCAAAGAGATCGGTTATGACAAGCCAGAGTACGGCTTTGATGCAGACACATGCAGTGTACTGGTATCAATCCATGCACAGAGCCCAGACATTTCACAAGGAGTCACCGCAACTGAGAACAAGGATCAGGGAGCAGGAGACCAAGGCTTGATGTTTGGATATGCAGTAAATGAAACGGACGAGCTGATGCCATTGCCAATTTTGCTTGCACACAAGCTGATACGAAGACTATCAGAGGCAAGAAAAAGCAAGGAACTGGCTTGGGTAAGACCAGACGGTAAGTCCCAAGTTACAGTAGAATATGAAGACGGCAAGCCAAAGAAAATTGAAACCATAGTGGTATCAACCCAACACGCACCAGAAATCAGCAATGAAGAGATAAGAAAACAGATCATCGACAAGGTAATCAAGCCAGTGTGTGGCAAGTGGTGGCACGACAAGATCAAGATTCACGTTAATCCTACAGGTAGATTCGTAATTGGTGGCCCTCCAGGAGACTCGGGCCTCACTGGGAGAAAAATCATAGTTGATACATACGGTGGAGCCGGAAGACATGGTGGCGGAGCATTCTCTGGTAAGGACCCATCCAAAGTTGACAGATCTGCTTGTTACATGTGCAGATACATCGCAAAGAACATTGTCGCTGCAGGCTTGGCAGAAAAATGCGAAGTCCAAGTTGCATATGCAATTGGAGTTGCAGAGCCGGTTTCACTCATGGTAAACACCTTTGGCACAAGCAAGATCTCAGAAGAAGACATTGAAAATTTGGCAAGAAAGCACTTTGATATGCGACCAGCTGCAATCATTTCCCAGCTGGACCTGAAAAGACCGATCTACAAGGACACTGCAGCATTTGGTCACTTTGGAAGAACAGACGTTGCCTTCCCATGGGAAAAAACAGACAAGGCAGAAACATTGCGCAAGGCAGCAGGCCTATAG
- a CDS encoding ATPase domain-containing protein: MIRTGLEKLDEILGDSLRSGTITDVFGESGAGKTQLVMQIIANSVLENNVFYQDTTGNFRPERLLEMVPSKDPSFLDKITVSRITNVKEQQNSLDKIKKTDFSLIVIDSVTDLFSFEYPKEEQFLEKTTQFSKYMKKLSQIAFETKIPIIITNMMRKVEQTEQENMESIISLYTHIKIKLAKNQTRYEGQVFLNPIQKNQFSYIITKQGLSNPS, encoded by the coding sequence ATGATCAGAACCGGCCTTGAAAAATTAGATGAAATTCTTGGAGACTCATTAAGAAGTGGAACCATAACGGATGTGTTTGGTGAAAGCGGAGCTGGAAAGACTCAGCTGGTAATGCAAATAATTGCAAACTCTGTTTTGGAGAATAATGTGTTCTATCAAGATACGACTGGAAATTTTAGGCCGGAAAGACTGCTTGAGATGGTGCCATCAAAGGATCCAAGCTTTCTTGACAAAATTACTGTAAGCAGAATCACAAATGTCAAAGAGCAGCAAAACAGCCTTGATAAAATCAAAAAAACTGACTTTTCCTTGATAGTAATTGATAGTGTAACGGATCTGTTCTCGTTCGAATATCCAAAGGAGGAACAGTTCCTGGAAAAGACAACCCAGTTCTCAAAATACATGAAGAAATTATCTCAGATTGCGTTTGAGACAAAGATTCCAATCATCATAACCAACATGATGCGCAAAGTTGAGCAAACAGAACAGGAAAACATGGAATCCATCATATCATTATACACGCACATCAAGATCAAGCTAGCCAAAAATCAGACACGATATGAAGGCCAAGTTTTTTTGAATCCGATTCAGAAAAACCAATTCTCATATATCATAACAAAGCAAGGCTTGAGCAATCCAAGTTAA
- a CDS encoding precorrin-8X methylmutase produces the protein MQTRKGQSIEDESMEIIEREIGPHPYKGHEWKIVRRIIHSTADFDFAGKNGLVFHKDAVNAGLDALKSGKNIIVDVNGIIGLLNKQNLQDFKNQVICDISNPDVVKEATKLNKTRAQTAMRIRASEMNGAVVVIGNAPTALLEVIQMVKENATRPSLIIGVPVGFVCASESKDELQALDIPFITNKGRKGGSPCASAIINALFKIVRGD, from the coding sequence ATGCAAACTAGGAAAGGCCAATCAATTGAAGATGAAAGCATGGAAATCATAGAGCGTGAGATAGGGCCACACCCCTACAAGGGCCACGAATGGAAAATAGTGCGAAGAATAATTCACTCCACTGCAGACTTTGACTTTGCAGGCAAAAATGGCCTGGTCTTTCACAAGGATGCGGTAAATGCAGGCCTGGATGCCCTGAAATCAGGCAAAAACATCATAGTTGACGTAAACGGAATCATTGGATTGTTAAACAAGCAAAATCTGCAGGATTTCAAAAACCAGGTTATCTGTGATATTTCAAATCCAGACGTGGTAAAAGAAGCAACTAAACTAAACAAGACACGCGCCCAAACCGCAATGCGAATCCGCGCATCTGAGATGAATGGCGCAGTCGTAGTGATTGGTAATGCCCCAACCGCATTACTGGAGGTAATCCAAATGGTAAAAGAAAACGCAACAAGGCCAAGCCTGATAATTGGAGTGCCGGTAGGATTTGTGTGCGCGTCAGAATCAAAGGACGAGCTGCAAGCACTAGACATACCATTTATCACAAACAAGGGACGCAAGGGCGGTAGTCCATGCGCTTCAGCAATAATCAATGCTCTCTTTAAGATAGTTCGCGGTGACTAG
- a CDS encoding NAD(P)H-binding protein: protein MEKSKPVISISGSTGFVGTNLGKFLSSQNISVINLSRKKQKSFKSKKTLVFSDIDDIPKIHCDALVHLIGTGAQTTSSDYESVNVRQTQKIINLCKKSKIKKIIYISGLGVSDNTTFGYFISKLKAERLIKESRLDYTILRASYIVGSDDPLSQNLTRQIKNGTILVPGSGSYRLQPISIHDVCRVILESVHNKNLSNKTVDLVGPKTISFANYVKKFARGKKAKIKKIPLEQAYFDALNNPENALYGIDDLNIMIGDFTSSHHKLEKLSGIKLKTPEIL from the coding sequence GTGGAAAAGAGCAAACCAGTGATATCTATTTCTGGCTCTACTGGATTCGTAGGGACAAATCTTGGAAAATTTCTATCCTCACAAAACATTTCAGTCATTAACCTATCAAGAAAAAAACAAAAATCATTCAAATCGAAAAAAACATTGGTCTTCTCAGACATTGATGATATCCCAAAGATACACTGTGATGCTTTGGTTCATTTGATTGGAACTGGTGCGCAGACCACATCATCTGACTATGAATCAGTCAATGTCAGGCAGACGCAAAAAATAATCAATCTCTGCAAAAAATCAAAAATCAAAAAAATCATCTACATCAGTGGATTAGGTGTTAGTGATAACACCACATTTGGATATTTCATATCAAAGCTAAAGGCAGAAAGATTAATCAAAGAATCTAGGCTGGACTATACAATTTTGCGCGCATCATACATCGTTGGCAGTGATGATCCATTATCGCAAAATCTCACAAGACAGATCAAAAATGGCACGATATTGGTTCCTGGGTCTGGCTCGTATAGACTACAGCCAATATCCATACATGATGTGTGCAGAGTAATTCTTGAATCTGTCCACAACAAGAATCTCTCCAACAAAACAGTTGATCTGGTGGGACCAAAGACAATCAGCTTTGCAAACTATGTGAAAAAATTTGCCCGTGGCAAAAAGGCCAAGATCAAAAAAATACCACTAGAGCAAGCATACTTTGATGCGCTGAATAATCCGGAAAATGCGCTTTATGGAATAGATGATCTAAACATCATGATTGGCGACTTTACATCAAGCCATCATAAACTGGAAAAACTCTCTGGAATAAAGCTGAAAACGCCGGAAATTCTATAG
- a CDS encoding cobalt-precorrin 5A hydrolase encodes MEKVAILAITKNGIKIAHTIKQSFSSWEIFAPSKFQDQTSITWYENQTSAKVAELFGRFDGLVCLFSLGAVIRLVSPYLKDKKTDPAIIVIDDKASFVISVLSGHLGGANELTEEIAKKLGATPVITTAADVNKTIPVDLLGKEFGWKIDDDSNVTRISALMVNEEKIGVYQDCGEKNWWKTELPKNVTTYNSMEQLKSSDSKAYLIISDKTFDDEILKNSVVYRPKTLVAGIGLHGDTTKEKIIQCLQSTLSKYDLSAKCIARFVSLKKPADVQGLIDAANELGVPLHYFEREDLAQISIPNPSQMVQAYEGTPSVSEAAAIKSSGGKLIVEKQKFPPDLTVAIARIEP; translated from the coding sequence ATGGAAAAGGTTGCGATCCTAGCAATTACAAAAAACGGCATCAAAATTGCACATACCATAAAGCAGTCATTTTCAAGCTGGGAGATCTTTGCTCCATCAAAGTTCCAAGATCAAACCAGTATAACATGGTATGAAAACCAAACCTCTGCCAAGGTAGCAGAATTGTTTGGCAGATTTGATGGGCTGGTGTGCTTGTTCTCGCTTGGTGCAGTGATCAGACTTGTGTCACCATATCTCAAGGACAAAAAGACAGATCCCGCAATAATTGTAATTGATGACAAAGCAAGTTTTGTTATCTCTGTTTTATCTGGACATTTGGGCGGTGCAAATGAGCTAACAGAAGAGATTGCAAAAAAGCTAGGCGCAACTCCAGTTATCACTACGGCAGCAGACGTAAACAAGACAATACCAGTGGATCTGCTAGGAAAGGAATTTGGATGGAAAATAGACGATGATTCCAATGTAACTAGGATTAGCGCATTAATGGTAAATGAGGAAAAAATAGGCGTCTATCAGGATTGTGGTGAGAAAAACTGGTGGAAGACAGAGCTGCCAAAAAATGTCACCACATACAATTCCATGGAACAGCTGAAAAGCTCAGATTCCAAGGCATACTTGATCATATCAGACAAAACATTTGATGATGAGATTTTAAAAAATTCCGTAGTATACAGGCCAAAAACATTGGTTGCCGGCATTGGACTACACGGAGACACTACAAAAGAAAAGATAATCCAGTGTCTCCAATCTACATTATCAAAGTATGATCTCAGTGCAAAATGCATTGCAAGGTTTGTCTCATTAAAAAAACCAGCAGACGTCCAGGGCCTAATCGATGCAGCAAATGAGCTTGGCGTACCATTACACTATTTTGAGCGAGAGGATTTGGCGCAAATCAGCATCCCAAACCCATCCCAGATGGTCCAGGCATACGAGGGAACACCAAGTGTCTCAGAGGCTGCCGCAATCAAGAGCTCAGGCGGAAAGCTGATAGTTGAAAAGCAGAAATTCCCACCGGATCTTACGGTTGCCATAGCAAGGATAGAACCATGA
- a CDS encoding DEAD/DEAH box helicase, whose protein sequence is MSEQSQEKTHSKQLDTVLAKFHRLGFTNLTEIQKKAIPLIIQKKDALIIAPTGSGKTECSVIPVFSFLSSIHEKNKIKALYITPLRALNRDVFKRIIKYAELEGLSIEIRHGDTSQSARKKITDHPPDILITTPETLVILLTQEKMLNALSNLEWIIIDEIHDLLSNERGSQLSLSLERLQINAKNPITRIGLSATVGNSDDAAKFLVGTKRKYQIIRDNTIRKYDVEIKHINGTISDVADYIVEYLVNLNLDSSVLLFTNTRGEAEFLASVLREKAPISVELHHGSLSQQVREETEENLKSGKSRLVVCTSSLELGLDIGSVELVMHYGSPRQVSKFMQRIGRSKHNKHSSAKGLIITNNVDDELETKAILERINEGSIEDQLIHDGSLDVLAHHLVGLAMQLGEMTVGDALEIFKNSFLFRNLTLEDLTGVLELLDSNYLIFFDREKMTFRKTAKCYRYYFENLSTIPDILKFKVFDSVTKKIIGSLDQRFVGDFGDSGNIFVLRGSQWKIINVDESSLKVNVEPIRAGGITVPYWEGETIPVDYKTTSKVGRFRTKIRDGSLDLPDNVITQLDLPVIPDEKNVVVESVRGQGSIVIHSCFGTKINSTLATLLSSMLSSRTGLQVDARSDAYRIVLSSKGRIIEAQVRQILADTYDLYDIVTASLNGTHNVSWRTWNVAKKFGVVGRGAVYEKKSARFLFERYFKTPLVKEALRELFHDKYDLEKTKQVLSEINSNSVQIHWLEQNKFSKLAEPILDHTTKYYSSPTSIDKGILDLVKTRLFKTSHRFICARCGKWERVVKTNEIENMPVCPYCKARQITTTFYSDHDLAKIIQKKAAGKKITADENHRFSRAWKAASLLENFGKIALIVLSGYGVGVDTASRILRNMVDEETLYRQIYEAERLYVTTRGFWD, encoded by the coding sequence ATGAGCGAGCAAAGTCAAGAAAAGACGCACAGCAAACAACTTGATACAGTTCTTGCCAAATTTCATCGCCTAGGTTTTACAAATCTGACAGAAATTCAAAAAAAGGCAATACCGCTAATCATTCAGAAAAAAGACGCACTAATTATCGCTCCAACTGGTTCTGGCAAGACAGAATGCTCTGTGATTCCGGTGTTTTCATTTTTGTCCTCAATACATGAGAAGAACAAGATAAAGGCACTATACATCACACCACTCAGGGCGTTAAACCGAGATGTTTTCAAGAGAATAATCAAGTACGCAGAACTGGAAGGCCTCTCAATAGAGATTCGCCATGGCGACACATCGCAGTCTGCCAGAAAAAAAATCACTGATCATCCGCCAGACATTCTGATTACCACTCCCGAAACACTAGTCATCCTACTAACGCAGGAAAAAATGCTAAACGCACTATCAAATCTGGAATGGATAATCATTGATGAAATCCATGATTTGCTATCAAATGAGCGGGGATCTCAGCTATCCCTTAGCCTTGAGCGACTGCAGATAAATGCCAAAAACCCAATAACTCGAATAGGCCTTTCTGCTACAGTTGGCAACTCTGATGATGCGGCAAAATTCCTGGTTGGAACAAAAAGAAAATACCAAATAATTCGAGACAATACGATTCGAAAATATGATGTGGAAATCAAGCACATCAATGGTACCATTAGCGATGTTGCAGACTATATCGTGGAATATCTGGTAAATCTGAACCTGGACTCGTCGGTACTATTATTTACAAACACGCGTGGAGAGGCGGAATTTTTGGCCTCGGTTCTGCGGGAAAAAGCACCAATTTCAGTTGAGCTGCACCATGGCTCGCTGTCACAACAAGTTCGCGAGGAAACGGAAGAAAATCTCAAGTCTGGCAAATCCAGATTAGTGGTGTGCACTTCATCGCTTGAGCTTGGATTGGACATTGGATCAGTGGAGCTTGTGATGCATTATGGCTCTCCAAGACAGGTCTCTAAATTCATGCAAAGAATCGGCAGAAGCAAGCACAACAAGCATTCCTCTGCAAAGGGATTGATAATTACAAACAACGTGGATGATGAGCTGGAAACAAAGGCGATCCTCGAGAGAATCAACGAAGGCTCCATCGAGGACCAGCTTATTCATGATGGATCACTTGATGTTTTGGCGCACCACTTGGTGGGCCTTGCAATGCAGCTAGGCGAAATGACTGTCGGTGATGCACTGGAAATATTCAAGAACTCGTTTTTGTTCAGGAATTTAACCCTTGAGGATCTGACTGGCGTTCTTGAGCTGCTTGATTCCAACTATTTGATATTTTTTGATAGGGAAAAGATGACCTTTAGGAAAACTGCCAAATGTTATCGATATTACTTTGAGAATCTTTCCACAATCCCTGACATTTTAAAATTCAAGGTGTTTGATAGTGTCACAAAAAAGATAATCGGCAGCCTTGATCAAAGATTTGTAGGAGACTTTGGAGATTCAGGCAACATCTTTGTTCTGAGAGGATCCCAGTGGAAAATCATCAATGTGGACGAGTCATCACTTAAGGTAAATGTAGAGCCAATTCGAGCTGGCGGAATCACAGTTCCATATTGGGAAGGAGAAACCATTCCAGTTGACTACAAGACTACCTCAAAGGTAGGCAGGTTCCGAACCAAAATACGGGATGGCTCACTAGATCTGCCAGACAATGTGATAACGCAGCTTGATCTACCAGTAATTCCAGATGAAAAGAATGTGGTAGTCGAGTCTGTGCGTGGCCAGGGAAGCATAGTGATTCACAGCTGCTTTGGCACAAAGATCAACTCTACTCTGGCTACCTTACTATCGTCAATGCTATCATCAAGGACTGGCCTACAAGTTGATGCAAGATCCGATGCATATCGTATCGTGTTATCATCCAAGGGAAGAATCATAGAAGCCCAGGTGCGACAAATCTTGGCAGACACGTATGATCTGTATGATATAGTGACTGCATCTTTGAACGGCACACACAATGTGAGCTGGAGAACTTGGAATGTTGCAAAAAAGTTCGGCGTTGTGGGGAGAGGTGCAGTCTATGAGAAAAAATCTGCGAGATTTCTTTTTGAGCGATATTTCAAGACCCCTCTGGTCAAGGAAGCACTTCGGGAATTATTCCATGACAAGTATGATCTGGAAAAAACAAAACAAGTCCTCTCTGAGATTAATTCTAATTCTGTCCAGATTCATTGGCTTGAGCAAAACAAGTTCTCCAAGCTGGCAGAGCCCATACTGGATCATACCACAAAATACTATTCCTCACCTACAAGCATTGACAAGGGAATCTTGGATCTGGTAAAGACTCGACTCTTCAAAACATCTCACCGGTTCATCTGTGCAAGATGTGGCAAGTGGGAGCGAGTAGTAAAGACAAACGAAATAGAAAACATGCCTGTCTGTCCATACTGCAAGGCGCGACAGATCACTACGACATTTTATTCGGACCATGATCTGGCAAAAATCATTCAAAAAAAGGCAGCCGGCAAAAAAATAACAGCAGATGAGAACCATCGGTTTTCTCGTGCTTGGAAGGCTGCCTCGCTATTGGAAAACTTTGGCAAAATCGCCCTGATTGTTTTGTCTGGGTATGGTGTAGGGGTTGATACTGCATCCAGGATTTTGCGAAACATGGTTGATGAGGAAACGCTGTACCGGCAAATTTACGAGGCAGAACGACTGTACGTTACTACGCGTGGGTTTTGGGACTAG
- a CDS encoding DnaJ domain-containing protein, with the protein MNASQCYEILGVQKDASPKEIKQAYRKLSLKYHPDRNKDHNAEKMFKEVTQAYQTLKVEQKKKNLAHRDVESAQTEFWKYYDKKAGEEFSFGYSAYRKEFERNFGAGADQFRDDSEEKPVSHKMTHLLLYGGLAAIALWIIISEILK; encoded by the coding sequence TTGAATGCATCTCAGTGCTATGAGATTCTCGGAGTGCAAAAAGACGCATCCCCAAAGGAGATAAAACAAGCTTACAGAAAACTATCACTCAAGTATCATCCAGACCGTAACAAGGACCACAATGCAGAAAAAATGTTCAAAGAGGTAACCCAAGCATATCAAACACTCAAGGTCGAGCAAAAAAAGAAAAACTTGGCTCACCGAGATGTCGAGTCTGCTCAGACAGAATTTTGGAAGTACTATGACAAAAAGGCAGGCGAAGAGTTTAGTTTTGGATATTCAGCATACAGAAAAGAGTTTGAGCGCAATTTTGGGGCAGGCGCAGACCAATTCAGGGATGATTCCGAGGAAAAGCCAGTCTCGCACAAGATGACGCATCTATTACTCTATGGAGGACTGGCAGCAATTGCACTATGGATAATCATTTCTGAAATCCTAAAGTAA
- a CDS encoding U6 snRNA-associated Sm-like protein LSm6, producing the protein MSQVNAKRPLTTLQKSTKKKVTVRLKNEVEYKGKMDNVDSYMNLIMTDAEELHDGKIIANYGRVIVRGNNVLFIRLENDL; encoded by the coding sequence TTGTCACAAGTAAACGCAAAGAGACCTTTAACAACACTCCAAAAAAGCACAAAAAAGAAAGTCACCGTACGACTAAAGAACGAAGTTGAATACAAGGGCAAGATGGACAATGTCGATTCCTACATGAATTTAATCATGACAGACGCAGAAGAGCTCCACGACGGCAAAATCATTGCAAATTACGGCCGAGTCATAGTTAGAGGCAATAACGTATTATTCATCAGATTAGAAAACGACCTGTAG